In Formosa haliotis, the sequence ATAAGGTGGATTTACTGCTCCTCTGTCGTATGAATAATTTTCAACCATATGATATTTATATCTCAGGTCGTATGTTTTATCATATAAATCCAATAACTCTTGAGAAGGCCAATATTTCCAACCGTCGTTTTTTAACATTCTAAAATAATATAATTCTCCAAAGGCCAGCCTATCTTCCACTACACTCTGTTGATCGTGTGTGTAGGGATATTCTATTTTTACCTGTTCTGGATTAGGATTAAAAATTGTAACTTCATTAGGAATAGTTGAGAAACTCATCTCGGTATTATAGTTTCTCAATTGAGCATATTCATTCAAGGCATCTTGTGCGAAAGATTGCGCTGTAACATAGTCATTTAATGCTAAGTAATAACGAGCTGCAAATCCATTTACAGCGGCCGTACTAGCTCTCCAGGAATTATTAAAATCATTAATCTTAGAAAACGAACGCGTTAACTCCAAAGCTTGCATTAAATCTTCTTCAATAAAAGCATAGGTTTCTTGTAAGGTAGATCTTGATACACTTTCTTCGAAACTTGTAGTTTTTTTTAAGGGCAACCCTAACTCCGACTTATTAGTTTCTGTATATGGTAAGCAATATACAGTTGCCAATTTAAAATAACTATAAGCACGTATAAAATGACATTCTGCTTTAATTTGATTTTTTTCTTCTAATGTTCCTTCAACGCTTTCAATAGTTTTCAAAACTAAATTTGCTGTAAAAACTTTTTGCCATTCAACTGGCCAATATATCCTGCTATTCAACTCAGCTAAGTATTCAGAATCCCATACTCCAAAAGCTAAGGCATTAACTTCATAAGTGGAATTCGCTGCATCATATAGGTCTGTTTCAAAACCATAATCATCTGTACTAAAAATTAGTTCATTTGATGATTCTGGATAAAACATATTATAATTATCAAGTAAAGCCTCTAATTGATCCAAAGTTTCAGGTACAATAGCTGTTGTTTTTGACGGGCTTTCGTCTAAAAAATCATTACAGCTAGTTAATATGCATGTGCATAATAAAAGTGTTATATATTTCAAATAGTTCATAGTTTTTTAGTTTTAAAAATTAAACTGCATTCCAAATGTAAATGATGTTTGAGGGCTAATGGTCCCTTTTGGAAATTCAGGATCCTCTCCAAAATCATTAAATAGAACAACTCCAAAATTATTAGCCTGACCATAAATATTTATAGCAGTTAAACCTAATTTATTAGTAATATCAAAAGGAAGTGTATACGTTAAATTAACCTCCTGAAATCTAATATGGGATGCATCTTCTGTCAAATATGATAAATATGGATAAAAACGATCGTAGAAATAATAACGAGGCTGATTATCTGGTATTGGTAATATTTCATTTGGATTTCCATTTGCTACTTCTGAATATTGAGAATTAACCATAGTATTACCCGAAGTAACTGGGCTATAATTAAAACTTTGCCTTCTAAATACATGTCCAAATTTTGCGGTTATTATAAAAGAAAAATCAAAATTATATATTTTAAAAGCGTTTCTCATTCCAAAAGTTGTTGGAGCCACAAGAGTTCCTTGATTTTCCATATAGTTAATAGCATTCCCTGAAGGATAACTTAGAATTGTTATCTTTTCGCCATTTTCACCATATACAGACGGCTGCATAACGGGATTTTCTGTAGACCCTACATTAATCATACCCCCATAAACATATGACCAAAGGGTATTGGCATCATACCCTTCAACATAAGATGTTGTAGGACCACTATATAAATCATAAGACTGATAGTTCGACTTAAAAAAATTGGTGATTTCATTATTATTATGAGCAAAATTTATCGCTCCAGACCAAACTATATTATTTTTATAAATTGGTAATGTTGTTCCCAATTGTACTTCTACACCTTTATTTAACATTTCTCCATTGTTAAATTTTTGAGATGTTGTACCATTTACGGCTGAGATAGATTGATCTACAATCAAATCATAACCTTTTTTATCATAAACATCTACAGTTCCAGTTAGTTTTCCTTGAAATATTGAAAAATCAACACCTAAATTGAAAGTTTCCGTTTTTTCCCATCTTAAAGTGGGATTTCCAAAACTACCAATAGTAGCAGTATTTTGTCCAGTTACTTGGTCTAGAGTAGATGACAAATTAATTAATGGATTAAAAGAAGTAGACCTATCTATATTTCCATTCTTACCATAAGTGATTCTTAATCCCAACCTATCCATCCAATTCAAATTACTCATAAATTTTTCTTTCCCAATTTGCCACCCTAAACCAACAGACCAAAAAGGATTATAACGAAAACTTGGATCATCTGAAATTATATTCGAAGCATCTGTTCTATAACTACCAGTTACAGAGTACTTATCATTAAAGGTATAGGCCAAATTCCCATACAAAGAAAAAAATCGACTAGTAGTTTCACTAAACTCATATTCAGGACTTAAATTAAATCGATAAAAATATTGGGCATAACTTGCCGGGAATGAATTCCACAAGTAAGAAGTATATACATCTCCTAACAATTCATTATTAGCGAGTGTGTCATCATTATAACCAAAAGCATTAGGAGAACCAGTATATTCAATAACACGATCCGATATTTCAGAACCTGCTACAAAATCAACAGCATGTATATCATTAAATGTACGATTGAAATTTAATTGGTTTCTAAAATTATAAGCTATTGTTTTAATTGAATTTTGTTCTAAAATACCTCCGGAAGGGACGAGTTGAGTTGGTACTCCTCCAGAGTTCCATTCAGGCCCTGAAGTTTCATTAACAAATTGACGTACATCAAAGGTATTTTCATTGAAGTAGTTTCTGTTATTTGTGTTGAACATTTCATACTGAATTTTTGAATCAACACTCAACCCTTTCATAATTTCGAATGTTAACCCTGTTTGAATACGTACATTTAATTCCTCAGAATTTAAATCCCTATTTTCAATTTCAGAAATAGGGTTATATGACCAATCTGAGTATGGAAATAAATCAACTGGTACATGCCGGTCTAAATTTGGTCTATAATATTTTAAATAGGACATGTCGGCCAGAGTTCCATCATCATTCACTAACATATCCCAAGGGGCTAAGGATTTTATTGTATTCAACATATCTCCGCCAGAATTATTAGTAGCATCGTTATATTGCATCATAGCCGCAAAATTAAAGTCTAGTTTTTTAGCCAGTTTAACATTCGAGTTATAGTTCACCAAATATTTCTTCACCTCATCTCCTTGGAAGAAACTTTTGTTATCCTCAAAAAGTAATGATAAATTATTCTTCATTTTTTCGCTACCTCCAGAAATACTAATATTATATTGTGTAGTAATTGGAGCTTGTAATAAATTATCCTCTATTTGACCTTTATTATCTAGACCAATTAATCTATTAAGTGTATTATCTCTTTCTCCAGCAGAAATCATCTCTAAACGAGCTTCATTCATTGCTACTATGGCTTGAGAATAAGGATTTAAGTAGTTGCTTGAATTACCCGGAGGGCTTGCAATTAATCCACCAAAAAAATCTGTATCAAAAGCTTTTTGTTCATATTCAAGCACTTCATTTGCTGAAGCTCTAGAAACCACATAATCCAAATCCAACTTATCTGAAAATTTGGTAAATGATGAGATAGAAACAGACATTTTTCCTTCTTTAGCTCTTTTAGTTGTAATAACAATAACACCATTTGCAGATTTTGCTCCCCAAATGGAAGCAGCAGCAGCATCCTTTAAAACGGTAATACTTTCCACATCATTTGGATTGATAGTATTAAAATTTCCTTCAATAGGAAATCCATCTAAAACTATTAATGGTTGCTGATCCGCAAATAGACTAGTTCTTCCTCTAATTTCGAAATCTATTGTTCCATCTGCGTTAGGTGTACTTTGAAGCCCTGCAACCATTCCAACGATACGTTCTGAAATATTTGAAGATGGCTTTTCCAATTGATTTTTGGTAATAGACTCATAAGCTCCGGTAGCTCTTTCTTTTGAAATTTTTTGATATCCACTTGAAACCAAAACAACCTCCTCCAATTTTGATATTTCCTCCTTTAACTCAACATTCAGAATGCTTTGATTAGAATAAACAAATTCTTGGCTTGCAAAACCAACATAATTAAAACTAATTTTGTCTCCTATCTTAACCTTAATATTATAATTGCCATCTATATCAGTAGTTGCACCTCTTTCATTTATATTAACTAGTATAGTAACACCAGCAAGAGGCATACCTAAATGATCAGTTACTTTGCCTTTTAATATTTGTTGAGGAGTATCACTTGACGTTTTATACTGTATTATAATAGTGTTGTTTGAGGATAATCTAACATCAAAATTCCCCCCTTTAATACTATTTACTAATAAGTCATTTGCTTTAGTTACTCCTTTTTTCACATTTACCATTGGAAGGTTTTCAAAAATGCCTTCCTCATAGATAAATTTGTAATCGGTCTGAGACATTATTAAATCAAAAACCTGATCAACTGTTAAGGTTTTGTCAACATCAATAACAATTTTTGCATTTTGAGATAAAATGTTTCCTGGTGTTAAACTAAATGCTGTAAAACAGCATAAAAACACAAAAGTTTTCATAATGTTTAGTAATAATTTTTTCCTGAAAAGAAAAAGTGTAGTGGTTAATTTAATTTCCATAAATTTGAACATTGTTGGTTAGTAATAGTTTCTATTAATCGATAATCACATAATTGGGAACAATAATTAAACTTTGGCCGGTCTTATATTTGTTCCCTTTTTTTATTTTAGTATTATAACTTCTTCATTTATTTCATAGGATTTAAGTGAGCCTGAACTCTTAAGGATTAATAAAATTTCTTCTATATTTTGGTTCTTCCCTAAAACACCTTTAAACTTTTTCCTTTTTAAATCTTGATTTTCAAAGATTACATCAATATCATACCATCTTGAAAGCACTTTCATAACCTCCATCAATGATTTATTTCTAAAAGAAAAAACACCATCCTTCCAGGACGTTTCACTATAAACATCAACTCTTTCAAAATTTATCAAATTATCCTCATTACTTAATACAGCTTGATAATTAGGCAACAAAGGATAAGATTTGGTATCTAAGTTAATAGCTACCTTACCGTGAACCAAGGTTGTGTAAGTCTTACTTTCATCTTTATACGATTTAACATTAAACTCAGTACCGAATACTTCTATTACTTGTAACTTAACTCTAACTTTAAACTTAGCTCCTCCATTTTTCACACTAGGAGATACTTCAAAATATGCCTCACCATACACCAATTCCACTTCCCTTACTTTACCTTCAATAAAATTTACAGGATATTTAAGTTGAGATTCCGAATTCAACCAAACCTCAGTATTATCTGAAAGCACTAAGTGGTACTGGCCTCCTCTTGGTATTGTCAAATAATTATATTCAATATCCTTCGTATTCCCATCCGAATTTTATACCTAATTTCTTTACCAGAACCCGAAATACTATTATTTTGAAAGTTGGATAAACTATCTAAAATGACTTGAGAACCGTCAGCTAGAGTTAATGTAGCCTGATTTGTTCCTGGACTTATAGATACTCCGGTATTCTCCTCAAAAGTATCTTTTGTTAAAAAGAAAAAACTAGTTGTAAGTATTACCAAAACTGCAGCTGCGTATTTAACAAATTTTCTTTTATAAAAAGGAATCACCTTAACAGGTTTCCTTTTATTAATATGTATAGCAGAATTCACTTTTCCGTAAGCAGCATCAACATCGTTTTTTAAAGTTGCTAAATTTAAGTCATGATAGTCCACAATGTATTGTTCAAACTTATGCTGGTTTTCCGATTTCTCTAACCATTTATAAAGTAACTTAAGTTCGTCTTCGGTAATAGAATTTGCTATAAACTTCTCTATTATATTTTTCACAATTCAACAGTTATTTTCTTGTTTTCATATACTATTACTCCCAATACAAATAAAACCCTTAAAAAAATTTACACTTTTTTTAAAAGCACTGAGAATAAAACAAAACACCAAACGTATTACTTTTAATAATCAGAGCTACAAATAGCTTTTAATTATTAAATTATTAATTTCAGTAACAAGAAATTTTGAATGTATTATTTTTTAGGGCATTTTAGAATTTTCTAATTAGGTTAAAAAAAAATATAACTAGTTTTATAAACTCCTAAGAATTAATTATGAATATACAAATAGCAATAAAGGGTTTAAAAGACGGTGATGAAAAAGCCTTTAAATTTCTATTTGATCAATATTATAACAGACTAGTCGCCTACATTACTACCTATACCCATGACAAAATGAGCTCTGAAGACATCGTTCAGCAATCTTTTATTGACTTATGGAATAACAAAGAAAAATTAGATGAAAACAAATCACTAAAAAGCTACTTATATGCTATTGCTTATAACCGATTTATTGACAGTGTAAATAAAGATAAGAGACAAAATCATCTATTAGAACTAGTTTATGAAAATGCATTAAGAGACATAATAAATGAAGATAATGAAGCACTAGAAAAAAGGATAAAAAAAATGAACCAAATCATAGAATCCTTACCTCCAAAATGCAGGGAAACACTTGAGATGAATAAAATCAAAGGGTATAAATACAAAGAAATAGCAGAAATAATGGGAGTCTCCATAAAAACGGTTGAATCTCAAATGAGCTTAGCATTTAAAAAAATACGCAAAGGTTTTGGAAAGGAAAATATTCAGGTCCTTTTTATTAATTTTTATAGAATACTTAAGTTTAATTAGTTTTCTTGGTAGACAAAAGTATGTGCAAAAGCAGCTTTATAAAATGAAAACTTACATCCTATAAATCCCACTCAGCCCATTCCAACTACATTCCGCGAAAAGCTTCATTTCGGGAAAAGCGCTTCTTTACAAAGTCTTGAACCTCTCTAAAAAGAGAAGTTCGCTTAATTCCAACTTCCATTAAAATAGTACTAATTCATATAGGAAATCCTAACAACTAAAACAGTTTTATTGAAAGAACTAAAATTCATCATTTACTCATAATTCTAAAAAATTAATTTTGTAGAGGGAATATATTTATTCATAAAAATTAGATTTAAACTCACCTTTTACCGTATAAATAAATGTTTTATAGGTTTAAAGGAGTTATGCTTCATATTATAAACATACGATTAACC encodes:
- a CDS encoding RagB/SusD family nutrient uptake outer membrane protein, which codes for MNYLKYITLLLCTCILTSCNDFLDESPSKTTAIVPETLDQLEALLDNYNMFYPESSNELIFSTDDYGFETDLYDAANSTYEVNALAFGVWDSEYLAELNSRIYWPVEWQKVFTANLVLKTIESVEGTLEEKNQIKAECHFIRAYSYFKLATVYCLPYTETNKSELGLPLKKTTSFEESVSRSTLQETYAFIEEDLMQALELTRSFSKINDFNNSWRASTAAVNGFAARYYLALNDYVTAQSFAQDALNEYAQLRNYNTEMSFSTIPNEVTIFNPNPEQVKIEYPYTHDQQSVVEDRLAFGELYYFRMLKNDGWKYWPSQELLDLYDKTYDLRYKYHMVENYSYDRGAVNPPYSYPGYIFFFKSDLPSGPSVPEMILIKAECQIRLGNFNEGIQTVNQLRAARIDANAPTSIIELSAVSQADALSKVLEERRREMPFVHRWYDIRRYNNNEDSSDNVTVTRTFYPYNSSTILGSETPQIYSLEENSRRYAFPLPTADIIASEGVLEQNHY
- a CDS encoding FecR family protein yields the protein MTIPRGGQYHLVLSDNTEVWLNSESQLKYPVNFIEGKVREVELVYGEAYFEVSPSVKNGGAKFKVRVKLQVIEVFGTEFNVKSYKDESKTYTTLVHGKVAINLDTKSYPLLPNYQAVLSNEDNLINFERVDVYSETSWKDGVFSFRNKSLMEVMKVLSRWYDIDVIFENQDLKRKKFKGVLGKNQNIEEILLILKSSGSLKSYEINEEVIILK
- a CDS encoding RNA polymerase sigma factor; this translates as MNIQIAIKGLKDGDEKAFKFLFDQYYNRLVAYITTYTHDKMSSEDIVQQSFIDLWNNKEKLDENKSLKSYLYAIAYNRFIDSVNKDKRQNHLLELVYENALRDIINEDNEALEKRIKKMNQIIESLPPKCRETLEMNKIKGYKYKEIAEIMGVSIKTVESQMSLAFKKIRKGFGKENIQVLFINFYRILKFN
- a CDS encoding SusC/RagA family TonB-linked outer membrane protein; amino-acid sequence: MEIKLTTTLFLFRKKLLLNIMKTFVFLCCFTAFSLTPGNILSQNAKIVIDVDKTLTVDQVFDLIMSQTDYKFIYEEGIFENLPMVNVKKGVTKANDLLVNSIKGGNFDVRLSSNNTIIIQYKTSSDTPQQILKGKVTDHLGMPLAGVTILVNINERGATTDIDGNYNIKVKIGDKISFNYVGFASQEFVYSNQSILNVELKEEISKLEEVVLVSSGYQKISKERATGAYESITKNQLEKPSSNISERIVGMVAGLQSTPNADGTIDFEIRGRTSLFADQQPLIVLDGFPIEGNFNTINPNDVESITVLKDAAAASIWGAKSANGVIVITTKRAKEGKMSVSISSFTKFSDKLDLDYVVSRASANEVLEYEQKAFDTDFFGGLIASPPGNSSNYLNPYSQAIVAMNEARLEMISAGERDNTLNRLIGLDNKGQIEDNLLQAPITTQYNISISGGSEKMKNNLSLLFEDNKSFFQGDEVKKYLVNYNSNVKLAKKLDFNFAAMMQYNDATNNSGGDMLNTIKSLAPWDMLVNDDGTLADMSYLKYYRPNLDRHVPVDLFPYSDWSYNPISEIENRDLNSEELNVRIQTGLTFEIMKGLSVDSKIQYEMFNTNNRNYFNENTFDVRQFVNETSGPEWNSGGVPTQLVPSGGILEQNSIKTIAYNFRNQLNFNRTFNDIHAVDFVAGSEISDRVIEYTGSPNAFGYNDDTLANNELLGDVYTSYLWNSFPASYAQYFYRFNLSPEYEFSETTSRFFSLYGNLAYTFNDKYSVTGSYRTDASNIISDDPSFRYNPFWSVGLGWQIGKEKFMSNLNWMDRLGLRITYGKNGNIDRSTSFNPLINLSSTLDQVTGQNTATIGSFGNPTLRWEKTETFNLGVDFSIFQGKLTGTVDVYDKKGYDLIVDQSISAVNGTTSQKFNNGEMLNKGVEVQLGTTLPIYKNNIVWSGAINFAHNNNEITNFFKSNYQSYDLYSGPTTSYVEGYDANTLWSYVYGGMINVGSTENPVMQPSVYGENGEKITILSYPSGNAINYMENQGTLVAPTTFGMRNAFKIYNFDFSFIITAKFGHVFRRQSFNYSPVTSGNTMVNSQYSEVANGNPNEILPIPDNQPRYYFYDRFYPYLSYLTEDASHIRFQEVNLTYTLPFDITNKLGLTAINIYGQANNFGVVLFNDFGEDPEFPKGTISPQTSFTFGMQFNF